The genomic segment TATCAGATTCTATGGCCCGTTATGCTACATTTGTTTTGCAGTTTATCTATGGTATTTCCAGTGCTATCCAAGATATAGAAAGTTTCATTTTTTCTGAAGATTTAGAGAGAATTACTGAGTATTTTAATAGTAATTTATCATTTAAAGATACAATGGCTAAAGTTATTACCAATAGTGAAGAATGGGGAGAAACAACTAATCTAAATCAGGCTTTGGAGACTTTTCAGCACCAGCATCTTGATTTATTAACTCCAGAAACTATTCTTTTTATCATGAGTGATACTAAGACTTTACAGTATAAAGAAGCAGCAGCAAAACTAGAAGATATGCGTGATCATCTAAAAGATATAGTCTGGTTGAATACGTTAGACCAATCTGAATGGGATGAGCTGGAATCTGTTCAGGCTTTCAAAGAGGTAACTAGAATGGTGGAATGCTATACAATAAAACATCTTAATAATTCTCTGAAAATTAATATTTTAACTTAATTTTTCGATTCTCTTGACACTTTTAAATAAGTTTGATAAACTTATTTAAAATTTAAGAAGTTAAATAAGGTTGGTTCGTATAACTTCGAGAATAAGGCTCGAAAGTTCCTACCAAATGGCCGTAAACCATTTGACTACGAATTTTGATGGTAGTTGAGATACTGTAATCTGTTTTTGATTTCAGTGGGCCTAAGTATGGTTAGCAAAGAAACTATGCTTAGGCCTTTTAATGTTAGTATCGAAAATAAACCAAGGAGGGGTATTTTAATGGAGAATAAATTTGAAAAAGAAGGACTTACTTTTGATGATGTACTCTTGATACCGGCTAAATCTGATGTACTACCTAAAGAAGTAGATGTGTCTACTCATTTGACGTCTGATATAGAGTTGAATACTCCCATTTTAAGTGCTGGAATGGATACCGTTACTGAGGCAGAACTGGCTATTGCCATGGCCCGCGAAGGCGGTATAGGAATTATTCATAAGAATATGTCTGTTGAACAGCAGGCTGAGGAAGTTGATAAGGTAAAAAGATCAGAGAGCGGAGTAATAGTTAATCCATTTTATTTAACTCCTGATAATTTTGCTTATGAAGCTGAACATTTAATGTCTAAATTTAAGATTTCTGGAGTACCGATTGTTAATAATGAGGAAGATATGAAATTAGTAGGAATTATAACCAACCGTGATTTGAGATTTGAAAAGGATTTTGATCAGAAGCTTTCAGAAGTTATGACTAAAGAGGGGCTCGTTACTGGACCAGTAGGGACTACATTAGAAGATGCTGAGGATATTCTACAGGAGTATAAGATTGAAAAGCTGCCGTTAGTTGATGATGAATATCGGTTAAAGGGATTAATTACAATTAAGGATATAGAGAAGGCTGAAAAGTATCCTAATGCTGCTAAAGATGAGCAAGGGCGTCTTTTAGTTGGAGCAGCTGTAGGAACATCACGTGATACTTGGAGTCGGATTGAAGCATTGACTGATGCTGGAGTAGATGTAATAGTTATTGATACAGCTCATGGACATTCTACTAAAGTAATTGATTTGGTAAGGGAGATTAAAGAGGAATATTCTAAATTAAATTTAATTGCTGGTAATGTTGCTACTGCTGGAGCAACTAAGGATTTAATTGAAGCAGGTGCAGATGCAATTAAGGTAGGTATCGGTCCTGGGTCTATCTGTACGACAAGAGTTGTAGCAGGAGTTGGGGTACCTCAGATTACAGCAGTTTATGACTGTGCTAAAGAGGCGGAGAAGTTTGGTGTACCGGTGATTGCTGACGGAGGAATCAAGTATTCTGGTGATATTGTTAAAGCTTTAGCAGCTGGTGCTAGTACTGTAATGTTAGGCAGTCTGTTAGCAGGAACTAAAGAGAGCCCTGGTGAAATAGAGATCTATAAAGGAAGAAGCTATAAAGTTTATCGCGGAATGGGCTCTGTTGGAGCTATGAAAGAAGGTAGTAAAGACCGTTATTTTCAGGAAGAAAAGAAGAAATTAATTCCGGAAGGTGTTGAAGGAAGAACTCCTTATAAAGGCGAATTATCAGATACTATTTATCAATTAGTAGGTGGTCTGCGATCCGGTATGGGATACTGTGGAGCTGAAGATATAGAAACATTAAAAGAAGAAGGTAAATTCACTAGAATTACTGGAGCTGGTTTAAGAGAGAGTCATCCTCATGATATAGAAGTTACTAAAGAATCACCTAATTATAATTTAGAATCAAGAGAATAAGTATTTTGGTTTAAAGGCTCTTCTATTAATAGAGGAGCCTTTTTGATTTTTAATTAGAACTCTTTTATTCTAGATGTAACTAGACATGTAAAGGAGAAAAAAATCTTTTCCAGAATAATAACAAATAAGAAAAAAGATTATGATGCATGATGGAGGAAGACAAATGAAAGGATTATTTATTACATTAGAAGGACCAGAAGGAGCAGGTAAGTCAACTCAGATTGAATTATTAAATAAATACTTTAGTGAACAAGGTTATGAAGTGGTTCAAACTAGAGAACCAGGCGGTACTGAGATAGGAAGTAGAATTAGAAACATACTACTGGATAGTAATTTAGATAATTTAGAGCCTAAAACAGAACTGTTATTATATGCAGCCAGTAGAGCCCAGCATGTTAATGAGGTAATTAAGCCGGCATTAAAAGAAGGAAAAGTAATAATCTGTGATCGATTCAGTGATGCTACCCTAGCTTATCAAGGCTATGGAAGAAGGCTGGATAAGGACTTGATTCTTAAGTTAAATCAGATGGCAACAGGCGGTTTAGAACCTGATTTAACTTTTTTATTGGATATTGAGCCTGAAGAAGGACTATTGAGAACAAAAAATGAAGTAAGAGACAGAATAGAAAGAGAGGATTTATCATTTCATCAACAGGTCAGGGATGGATACTTAAAGCTGGCTGAAAAAAAGAGTCGTTTTGAGGTTATAGATGGTAGCCAGAGTATAGAAAATATATTTGATAATCTGATAGAGACATTGGAAGAGAGGTTAGAGCTCAATGAAGATTCAGAATGATTTAAAGAAGGACCTTAATCAGCTCCTTAATAAATCTAAGTTACAGACTTCTGAGTCAGTCAAAAGCAGTGATAATAAATTTTTGGATACTCTTCAGGAAGTCCATGATGCTAATACAAAAGAAAGACTGGATGAATTATTGGGACAGATAGATAAACAGGGTGAACGGTTGAGCCAAAAACGAACATTTAAAGAATTAGTTCGTTATAAAAAGATGGTTCAGCAGTTTGTTAAGGAAGCAGTAGAAAAAATGTACAGAGTAAAAGAGGAGTTTAGTACTTATGGAAGCGGGAATCATAAAGTATATAATCTAGTGGTAAAAGTTGATGAGTCACTGGAGGAATTAACAGAATTAGTCTTGGATAAACAGTCAACTCAGCTGGAGATACTTGACCGTCTTGATGAAGTACGTGGTATGTTAGTTGATATCTATACTTAAAGCAATTTAGGAACAAGGAGGAAGGGATATGGCTTTTGGAGATGTTGTAGGCCAGGATACACCTATAGATATATTACAGAATGGGCTTAAAAGAGACAGGGTTAATCATGCTTATCTCTTTGCTGGTAAAAAAGGAGTAGGTAAAGAGTTTACTGCTGTTCAGTTTGCTAAGGCCCTTAACTGTAAAGAAAGAAAATCTGATGCCTGTGGTGAATGTATATCCTGCCGTAAATTTAACAGCGGCAATCATCCTGATATAGTTAATATTGAACCGGAAGGTAAGTATATTAAGATAGACCAGATTCGCAGTTTGCAGCAGAATACTTCCTATAAACCTTATGAGAGTGAATGGAAGATATATATTATTAAACAAGCAGACCGGATGAATCTTCAGGCTGCTAATGGTCTGCTGCGAACATTAGAGGAGCCTCCTAAGTATGTAGTTATTATTCTGCTGGCTTCTAAAGAGGATTTATTATTGCCGACTATTACTTCTCGCTGTCAAATTATCAAATTTAGGACTTTGACAGTTGATGAAATTACTGATAGATTAATTAGTAGGTTTGAATTGGATAGAGCTGAAGCTGAAAAGATAGCTATTTTAGCCGATGGTAGTTTGGGTAAGGCAATTGAGTTTATTGAAAATGAAGATACCTTAACAACTAGGGAAATAATACTGGATGAGCTTAAAGAATTAAATGGTTTGGATATAGTTGAAGTATTTGAGTTGGTCCAGAAAATACTGGATTATAAAGAAGAAATAGATGGAATTTTAGAAAGCATAATAACTTTTTATCGAGATTTATTACTGTATAAAGGCAGCCAAAAAGAAGAGTTGTTGATTAATTTTGATTATCAAGAAGAAGTAATAAAGTTAAGCCGAGAATATACTTTTGATGAATTACAGTCAATTATCGAAGAAATAGAGCAGACTAATAATTTGGTTCAAAATACCAATGTAAAATTACAACTAGCTTTAGAGGTAATGTTGTTAAATATAAAAGAAAAGAGGGTGTGATAGTAATGCATACTATAGTGGGAGTAACTTTTGGTAAAGCAGAAAAAATATATTACTTTGATCCTGCAGATATAGAATTAGTAGTAGGAGATAATGTAATCGTAGAGACTTCTCGAGGGGTTGAGTTTGGTGAAGTAGTAATGCCGCCCCAGGAAGTTCCAGACGAAGAAGTGGTTTATCCGTTAAAAGAGGTAATTAGAAAGGCAACTTCTAGCGATTTTAAGACTAAAAAAGAGAATGATGAAGATGAAGAAGAAGCCTTTGATATCTGTTTAGAGAAAATAGATGAACATGGTTTACCGATGAAGTTGATTGAAGTTGAGTACACCTTTGATCGAAATAAGATTATTTTCTACTTTACTGCTGATGGAAGAGTGGACTTTAGAGAGTTAGTTAAGGATTTAGCATCTATATTCAAGACTAGAATTGAACTCCGCCAGATTGGTGTTAGAGATGAAGCAAAGATGGTAGGAGGTTTAGGTCCTTGTGGGCGTCAACTATGTTGTGAGACAGTATTAAGAGATTTTGAACCTATTTCTATTAAGATGGCTAAAGCCCAGAATTTATCGCTGAATCCGGCTAAAATATCAGGGATCTGTGGCCGGCTGATGTGCTGTCTGAAGTATGAGTGTGATAATTATAAAAAGGCTAAAAAGAAAATGCCTAATGTAGGGGATAAAGTAGAAACTGATTTCGGTGTCGGAGAAGTTATTAATCTTAATGTAGTAAAAAAGACAGTAAAGGTAAGTTTAAATAACAGTGATAAATTAGAATTTTCAATTGATGAGGTAAAGACAATTGAAGAAGAGGATGAAGCAAGTGATGATTAATTATATAGAGAGCACCTATTAGGTGCTCTTTATTTTTAGCTGACAGGGATAATGATGATTGGTAGTGAGGTAATAGCTATTATGATTTATGGATATACTAACTGATAAAGATTAATAATTATTTTAATTAAGCAGGATTAATTTCAGTTATCACGAATATAATGCAAAGACTCTTCATATGGAGGTATTTAATTGTGGAGGAAATTTTAAGTCTATTAGCTACTTTTCAGGAAAAACTGAATATGTTAAATGATGATTTCCAGAAGATAAAGAAGATTACGCATAGATTATATAAAGAGAACGAAGAGCTAAAGGAAGAGAATGAGAATTTAAAGCGGCTGCTTTTTGAGCAGAAAGCAGAAAATGAAGAAGAACCTGAAGCTAGGGAAGGATATAATAATTTAGCTAAATTATATGAAGAGGGATTTCATATTTGTCATCTTAATTTTGGTGAAAAACGGGATGGAGAATGTCTCTTCTGCATGGGGCTTTTGGATATTCAACTAGATTCTGAAGTTGAGGCTGATAAAGTTGTCCAGGATTGAATTAAAGAAGGATGAAAGATTGGATGATTTAATACATAGTAATCTACAGATTATTCAAAGCAGCAATCACTTTGCTTTTGCTATTGATGCTGTTTTACTGGCTGATTTTGTAGAAATTAAACCCAAAGATCGAGTGATTGATTTAGGAACTGGAACAGGAGTAATTCCTCTGTTGTTAACGGGAAAGAATGATCCGGATCAAATAGTAGGTATTGAAATTCAGGTTAAATTAGCAGAGATGGCTCAAAGAAGTGTCCTGTACAATAAATTAGAGGATGTAATTGAAATTAAGAAAGCTGATATTAGACAGCTTAAAGAAGTCTTTGCTGCTGAAAGCTTTGATGTAGTAGTCAGTAATCCGCCTTATCTACCTTTAGGGCAGGGAAAGGTGAATCCTGATAGTAGTATTGCCCTTGCTAGACATGAACTCAAGGTTAAGTTAGAAGATGTAGTGGAGATTAGTTCTTATTTGGTGAGATATAAAGGAAGAGTTTCTTATATTTATCGGGTGGAAAGATTGGATGAGCTATTAGAAGTGATGAATTACTATAATCTGCAACCTAAATATATGCGTTTAATCCAGCCGGAGGGTGATAAGGCCTGCAATTTAGTACTAGTAACCGGAATTAAAGGAGCTAATTCTGGCTTAGAAGTTGATAAGCCGCTGATTATTTATCGTGATAATGGTGAATATACTGAAGAAGTATTGAAAATATATTATGGAGAAGATTATAATTATAAGGGAAAAGGTAGTTGATTGGATGGGACATTATGTTTATATTCTGCGCTGTGCTGATGAAACTCTTTATACTGGTTATACTACTGATCTTGACCGAAGGGTAAAGGAACATAATCAAGGACAAGGTGCTAAGTATACTCGTGGTAGAAAACCGGTAGAATTAGTTTATAGTGAAGAATATAGAACGAGAAGTAGTGCTCAAAAAAGAGAGTATGAGATAAAGACTTATTCTAGACAAAAGAAACTGGATTTAGTTAAAAATAGTAGTTAGCTTTAGGGAGGAATAGATTATGTCAGAAACTAAATTATATATCTGTGGAACTCCGATCGGCAATTTAGAGGATATCAGTCTGCGGGCCTTAAAGATTTTGAAAAAAGTAGATTATATTGCTGCTGAAGATACTAGAAGAACTCAGAATTTATTGAATCATTACGAAATAGATGCAGAATTAATTAGTTATCATGAACATAATGAAGAAGAAAAGAGTACAAAAATAATTCAGATGTTGAAATCAGGCCAAGAGATTGCCTTAGTCTCTGATGCTGGAATGCCGGGAATTTCAGATCCTGGCTATAAATTAACATCTCTGGCTGATGAAGAAGGTATTAGAGTAGTACCAATACCAGGGCCAACAGCTATGACAGCAGCATTAGTAGCTTCTGGCTTGCCTACAGATAAGTTTGTTTTTGAAGGTTTTCTGCCGCGGAAAGAAAAACAGCGTCAGGAGAGATTAAAAGAATTGAGTGCTGAAACTAGAACTCTTGTTTTTTATGAATCGCCTTATCGGCTAAAAGATAGCCTTCAGAATATGTTAGATATTTTAGGTGACCGTAAGATAGCTGTCTGGAGAGAGATAACAAAAAAGTTTGAAGAAAAGATTTCAGGTCAAGTTAGTGAAGTGTTGGGCCATTTTGAAGATGAAGATCCTAAAGGTGAAATTACTATAGTATTGGACGGTTTAGATGCTGACCAGCTTCATTATAAAGAAGCTGCCTGGAAAGACCTTACTATTTTGGAACATCTGCAGCTTATGATGGATAAAGGAGTTACTAAAAAAGAAGCAGTTAAGTTAGTAGCCAAGGAACGAGGTCTGCCTAAAAGAGAGGTATATGAAGAAGCAATTGTTATTGATGCCCAGGTGAAAAAATAATAGGAGTAGATAGCACTTAAGCTATCTACTGTTATATATAATGTCAGTCATATATGTAATATAAGTTTTCATTAAGCACTTTCAGTCATTTCAGCTAAACACTTGTAGCAGATTGTTTTGCCCTTAAAATTAGTAGTATTTCCAGCTTCGCCGCAGAAGACACAGGCTGGTTCATATTTTTTTAGAATAATGCTTTCACCATCTACATAGATTTCTAGGGAATCTTTTTCTTCAATCTCAAGTGTTCTTCTTAATTCAACGGGGATTACTACTCTTCCTAGTTCATCAACTTTTCTAACAATCCCTGTAGACTTCATTTCCAATACCTCCTTTTTGTTTTTCATTTTTCGACAACTAATCTTGAATAAATTATACTATAATTTCCAGGCAAAGTCAATACCTAACAATTTTTTAAAACTGGAGAATTTTTTGAATATTAATGTACATTAATATTCAAAATAATTAAAAGGTGGGAGATAAATGTTAGAAGTATCTGCAAAGCTTAAAGAAGATTTGACAAATGCTAATCAGGAACTACAACAGAAATATTCAAAGAAATCTGGATTGAATAAACAGGATCTAAGAGCTAAAATTAAACAAAAATTAAGTGGAATTATTAAGTTGAATCAGATGTCTGAAGATAGTTTAGAAGCTTGGACAGATAACAGAGTAATTGTTGGGGTTGATGGTTCGGTGAATAAATTGGGAAGTAATTATCCTCATTACCTCTGTTTATTACAGGCTTTAGCTAAGAGTACTGCTAAAGAAGATATAATTGAAACGGAATTATTCTGTCCCTTAGTTTCAAGTTCTAAAGAAGAGATTAATAAGTTTATACTTGATCAGCAACAGCAGGGAAATACCGGCATCAGTAAACAGTATGCTGCTAATAAGATTAAGATTTCTAAGTTAGCGGAATTAGAGCTGGAAGTAGCTCTACAGGCAATTAAAGAATGGCAGCCTAAATTAATTATGTTAGATGGTTCGCTGATTAGGTATCGAATTGAAGCGGAAGAAAAATGGAGTGAATTAAAAGAAACAGCTATTAGCCAAGAAATTCTATTAGTAGGAGTAATAGAGGAGATTGGAACTCAGGAAGTAGGTAAAGAGGTAGATGAGGAATTAGCAGAATTTTATGATCGTGAATTATTATTTGGAGTATTAAATCGAGGGGAGATGTTAACTTTAGAATTTAAACGGAGTCTAAAGACGGTATTTCTGCGGACAAGCCGAGACCCCCAGGTGATTGGTCTAGATATTTTGGAAGAACAGCAGTCTGAATTACAGAATATGGCTGAATTAATCTATACTTTAACTCCAGAAGACAGCCGCGGGATTCCTATCTGGCTGGATGTAGTGGACCATGAGGTTAGAATTTCGGATAAAATGATGGAGAGTTTGATTGATGCTTATCTGGATTCGAGCTTAAAGAAGAGGTTGTTTGCTTCGAAGCGGGAGGAGAGGGTTTATTGATATATTGTTGCGGTTTAGAGTTGATATCTTGCAAACGCTCCAGAAATCAGCCCTAATTAATTAGCAATAATTTACCTTTATATCTACATTCAAAGATCTTAGCTTATATGATGATCATTCTCTCTTATGGGGCTGCTTTAATGTCGCTTATTGCAAGATATCAACATTATCTTCGAAACAACCCAGGCTTACTGTAAATAATCAATATGCATTTAAATTAATTCCCTGGTAATATTTAGTTCAATAGTCAATATGTGTTCAGAGCGACTCTTAAAACTGGCCCGGAACCATGGACGGTGGAGGGGCAGTTTTTGACAGTGAGCGAAACAGGACGTTGAGCGAACGACAAGCGGAGGATACATATTGACTATCACTGCAATATCTTGGATACGTACATTGATTATTCGATGTAATTACAGATACAAAGTGCAGCATTATAATAAGTTAAATCTATCCGTAAGCTGTGATATAATGATAATATAATTACTTGATTAAGAGAGGTGTTGAAAATGCAGGTAGTTGGATTAACTACTCAACAGGAGGTCTATGTAGCTTCCAAAGAACGGAAGTTTCGCAGTAATGAGATATTGAAGATTTTAGATTCTGAACTGGATAATCCGTTAGGAGAAGTAATTGAAACTCAGTCCTATAACCGCTTTATTCCGCTGTCAATTGAAGATAGTTTTGTTGATAAAGGGGTTATTGAATCGCTGCGAAGTATAGGCTATAATATTGATGAAGATGAGATTAATATAGCAAAAGTAAGACTTTTGACAGAAGCTATCTATCCGGTTAAGACAGGAGCAGCAGTAGAGATACCGGAGTTTGATGAAGTTAAGGATTTAATGATTAAGGAGGAGCCTGATCAAGGATTAGTACTTGGAATAATTCGGGGGACAGAAGAGATGACAGCTGAGATGGATGATAAGCTGCAGAATATAGCTCCTCTACTTGAGGATGATGAGATTACTTCCCAGGAAGGGATTCCTTTTAACTTTAAGCTGCGGGCTATGCATCAGTATCCGCATATTGGTATCTTCGGCGGTTCTGGTTCTGGTAAGTCGTTTGGTATGCGTGTGATGTTAGAAGAATTGATGAAGTTAGAGGTTCCCACTTTAGTCTTTGATCCTCATTTTGAGATGGATTTTAGCGAAGATTTTGCCGGCTTACCTGAAGAATATAAAGTTGATTTTGATGATCGGTTCGAAATATTTCAGGTAGGACAGGATGTAGGTGTTAACTTTGAGGATTTAAGTACTAAGGACTTAACGGAACTGCTGTCAGCGGCCAGTGACTTAAGTGAATCTATGAGCAATGTTGTAGAAAGCTTACATAATACAAAAGGTAAGCGGGATTCATTATTAACCTTTAAAAATCGGCTGCATGATCTACAGGAGGCTATGAATGAAGGAAAGAATAAGATTCAGCGGCGGTTGAGGTCTGGTGAATTAAGCGGACAGAATAAGGAGCAGTACCAGGATTATCTCGGTCTGTTAGAGGATTACGGCAGCCTGCATTTAAGTTCAATTAATGGCGTTATCTGGCGGCTGAATAGATTGGAAAGGGATGGTTTGTTCAGACAAAGTATTACAGATATAGAGGATGCATTGAAGAGAAGACAGTCAGTAGTTATTCAGGGGACTATTAGATTGCTGCAGGTATTCTCTACTTATCTATTGGGGAATCTATACCGACAGAGGAGAGACTATAAGGA from the Acetohalobium arabaticum DSM 5501 genome contains:
- a CDS encoding GIY-YIG nuclease family protein, which encodes MGHYVYILRCADETLYTGYTTDLDRRVKEHNQGQGAKYTRGRKPVELVYSEEYRTRSSAQKREYEIKTYSRQKKLDLVKNSS
- the holB gene encoding DNA polymerase III subunit delta', which codes for MAFGDVVGQDTPIDILQNGLKRDRVNHAYLFAGKKGVGKEFTAVQFAKALNCKERKSDACGECISCRKFNSGNHPDIVNIEPEGKYIKIDQIRSLQQNTSYKPYESEWKIYIIKQADRMNLQAANGLLRTLEEPPKYVVIILLASKEDLLLPTITSRCQIIKFRTLTVDEITDRLISRFELDRAEAEKIAILADGSLGKAIEFIENEDTLTTREIILDELKELNGLDIVEVFELVQKILDYKEEIDGILESIITFYRDLLLYKGSQKEELLINFDYQEEVIKLSREYTFDELQSIIEEIEQTNNLVQNTNVKLQLALEVMLLNIKEKRV
- a CDS encoding ATP-binding protein, yielding MQVVGLTTQQEVYVASKERKFRSNEILKILDSELDNPLGEVIETQSYNRFIPLSIEDSFVDKGVIESLRSIGYNIDEDEINIAKVRLLTEAIYPVKTGAAVEIPEFDEVKDLMIKEEPDQGLVLGIIRGTEEMTAEMDDKLQNIAPLLEDDEITSQEGIPFNFKLRAMHQYPHIGIFGGSGSGKSFGMRVMLEELMKLEVPTLVFDPHFEMDFSEDFAGLPEEYKVDFDDRFEIFQVGQDVGVNFEDLSTKDLTELLSAASDLSESMSNVVESLHNTKGKRDSLLTFKNRLHDLQEAMNEGKNKIQRRLRSGELSGQNKEQYQDYLGLLEDYGSLHLSSINGVIWRLNRLERDGLFRQSITDIEDALKRRQSVVIQGTIRLLQVFSTYLLGNLYRQRRDYKDADYRGETADYFPPFVIATDEAHNFAPKGYESPAKRILKQISQEGRKYGTFLILATQRPTLLEETVTAQLNTKFVFRTVRASDIEIIKQETDLTAEEAKRLPYLRSGDAFMSSAIFGRTMPIRIRVAKTTSPHTENPFDELEAKTEADQEEFYNLIADQLPIHDSDLLTPLKEVNKRLDGGVLNVNSLQDRLENLAAKGKIEKEESVLGDVTYNLEK
- the rsmI gene encoding 16S rRNA (cytidine(1402)-2'-O)-methyltransferase, which codes for MSETKLYICGTPIGNLEDISLRALKILKKVDYIAAEDTRRTQNLLNHYEIDAELISYHEHNEEEKSTKIIQMLKSGQEIALVSDAGMPGISDPGYKLTSLADEEGIRVVPIPGPTAMTAALVASGLPTDKFVFEGFLPRKEKQRQERLKELSAETRTLVFYESPYRLKDSLQNMLDILGDRKIAVWREITKKFEEKISGQVSEVLGHFEDEDPKGEITIVLDGLDADQLHYKEAAWKDLTILEHLQLMMDKGVTKKEAVKLVAKERGLPKREVYEEAIVIDAQVKK
- a CDS encoding initiation control protein YabA; amino-acid sequence: MEEILSLLATFQEKLNMLNDDFQKIKKITHRLYKENEELKEENENLKRLLFEQKAENEEEPEAREGYNNLAKLYEEGFHICHLNFGEKRDGECLFCMGLLDIQLDSEVEADKVVQD
- the tmk gene encoding dTMP kinase; translated protein: MKGLFITLEGPEGAGKSTQIELLNKYFSEQGYEVVQTREPGGTEIGSRIRNILLDSNLDNLEPKTELLLYAASRAQHVNEVIKPALKEGKVIICDRFSDATLAYQGYGRRLDKDLILKLNQMATGGLEPDLTFLLDIEPEEGLLRTKNEVRDRIEREDLSFHQQVRDGYLKLAEKKSRFEVIDGSQSIENIFDNLIETLEERLELNEDSE
- a CDS encoding AbrB/MazE/SpoVT family DNA-binding domain-containing protein — protein: MKSTGIVRKVDELGRVVIPVELRRTLEIEEKDSLEIYVDGESIILKKYEPACVFCGEAGNTTNFKGKTICYKCLAEMTESA
- a CDS encoding PSP1 domain-containing protein; the encoded protein is MHTIVGVTFGKAEKIYYFDPADIELVVGDNVIVETSRGVEFGEVVMPPQEVPDEEVVYPLKEVIRKATSSDFKTKKENDEDEEEAFDICLEKIDEHGLPMKLIEVEYTFDRNKIIFYFTADGRVDFRELVKDLASIFKTRIELRQIGVRDEAKMVGGLGPCGRQLCCETVLRDFEPISIKMAKAQNLSLNPAKISGICGRLMCCLKYECDNYKKAKKKMPNVGDKVETDFGVGEVINLNVVKKTVKVSLNNSDKLEFSIDEVKTIEEEDEASDD
- a CDS encoding tRNA1(Val) (adenine(37)-N6)-methyltransferase, translating into MSRIELKKDERLDDLIHSNLQIIQSSNHFAFAIDAVLLADFVEIKPKDRVIDLGTGTGVIPLLLTGKNDPDQIVGIEIQVKLAEMAQRSVLYNKLEDVIEIKKADIRQLKEVFAAESFDVVVSNPPYLPLGQGKVNPDSSIALARHELKVKLEDVVEISSYLVRYKGRVSYIYRVERLDELLEVMNYYNLQPKYMRLIQPEGDKACNLVLVTGIKGANSGLEVDKPLIIYRDNGEYTEEVLKIYYGEDYNYKGKGS
- a CDS encoding DNA double-strand break repair nuclease NurA — its product is MLEVSAKLKEDLTNANQELQQKYSKKSGLNKQDLRAKIKQKLSGIIKLNQMSEDSLEAWTDNRVIVGVDGSVNKLGSNYPHYLCLLQALAKSTAKEDIIETELFCPLVSSSKEEINKFILDQQQQGNTGISKQYAANKIKISKLAELELEVALQAIKEWQPKLIMLDGSLIRYRIEAEEKWSELKETAISQEILLVGVIEEIGTQEVGKEVDEELAEFYDRELLFGVLNRGEMLTLEFKRSLKTVFLRTSRDPQVIGLDILEEQQSELQNMAELIYTLTPEDSRGIPIWLDVVDHEVRISDKMMESLIDAYLDSSLKKRLFASKREERVY
- a CDS encoding YaaR family protein, producing the protein MKIQNDLKKDLNQLLNKSKLQTSESVKSSDNKFLDTLQEVHDANTKERLDELLGQIDKQGERLSQKRTFKELVRYKKMVQQFVKEAVEKMYRVKEEFSTYGSGNHKVYNLVVKVDESLEELTELVLDKQSTQLEILDRLDEVRGMLVDIYT
- the guaB gene encoding IMP dehydrogenase — encoded protein: MENKFEKEGLTFDDVLLIPAKSDVLPKEVDVSTHLTSDIELNTPILSAGMDTVTEAELAIAMAREGGIGIIHKNMSVEQQAEEVDKVKRSESGVIVNPFYLTPDNFAYEAEHLMSKFKISGVPIVNNEEDMKLVGIITNRDLRFEKDFDQKLSEVMTKEGLVTGPVGTTLEDAEDILQEYKIEKLPLVDDEYRLKGLITIKDIEKAEKYPNAAKDEQGRLLVGAAVGTSRDTWSRIEALTDAGVDVIVIDTAHGHSTKVIDLVREIKEEYSKLNLIAGNVATAGATKDLIEAGADAIKVGIGPGSICTTRVVAGVGVPQITAVYDCAKEAEKFGVPVIADGGIKYSGDIVKALAAGASTVMLGSLLAGTKESPGEIEIYKGRSYKVYRGMGSVGAMKEGSKDRYFQEEKKKLIPEGVEGRTPYKGELSDTIYQLVGGLRSGMGYCGAEDIETLKEEGKFTRITGAGLRESHPHDIEVTKESPNYNLESRE